CTTGCATTTCTAGATCGTTAATTTCATTCGCAACAGATAAGCGATCAACTTCGGCCTTCATAAGGCTAAGGTCTTTCACTAAAATTTGTTTTTGATCTTCTAAGAATTCAATTTTATTTTTTGATTGGGCATTGTTATAATAGAATGCAATTAAAATACCTATGACTAATGCAAGTAAGGCCGCTAGCAGTATTTTATAATTGAATTTAGTATCTTGAGAACTCATTTAGGCTAAGTAGGTTTTTTATGCTTATTCTTTATTCTGTTTTAAATGTACGTACAATTATCAAAGATACTAAATGACATTAACAGCATCCTAGTACCTAAGGGGTGTTTTGGATGTAATGTGCGTTTAAATCGAGGAGAGAAGTTGTTATGTACCGTTTGTCGAAACCAAATACCGCTTACCGATTACAATTATAACGAAGAAAACCACTTCGATAGTATTTTCTATGGCAGAGTTCCCATAAAAAAAGCAAGTTCATTCTTATTCTTTACGGAAAACGGTACGGTAAAAAATCTAATACATCATTTAAAATATAAAAATCAGGAAATAGTCGGTGAATTTTTAGGTGATTGGTGCGGATTAGTACTTAAGGATGATCCCCATCTCCAAAACATACATATTGATCTTGTTTTTCCTGTACCCTTACACAAAAACAAACTAAGAAAAAGAGGCTATAATCAAGTCTCACTTTTTGGAAAACGAATTGCACATCACTTAAGTACTAATTTTTATGAGGATGTGCTTATAAAAAATCAAAACACAAAAACACAAACCAAAAAAGATCGTTTTTTTAGATGGCAGAGTAATCAAGGTTTATACTCTTTGAATAAAAAGTATTCGCTTGCCCACAAAAAAATTCTTTTACTTGACGACGTGGTCACCACTGGTGCCACACTTGAGGCATGCACCAAAGAGCTTAATACCATCGAAGGTATTACTATATACATACTGACCATGGCAATGGTGCGTAAAAGTTAACATTTCGTTTAAGTTTTTCGTTCCGTTCTAAACTATAGTTTTACCAAAATAATTGTTTCTTTGTGCTTTAGACTCTTAGGTATATTATGATCAGACGCATATTAGCTTTTATATTTTTAGTACTTGCCACTTTTTCATTTTATCAATGTGGTAGAAAAGGAACTCCTACCGGTGGTATCAAAGATATTATTCCTCCTAAATTAGAAGAAGCGCAGCCCGCCCAAATGACCACCAATTTTAAAGCTGATAAAATTAGACTGTATTTTGATGAATATATAAAATTAAAGAAAGTACAGGAACAGTTGATCATATCACCACCGCTAAAAAACACACCAATTATTACTCCAGCTGGTACTCCCAGCAAATATGTAGAAATTAAACTTAAAGATACCTTAAGGGAAAACACCACCTACACCTTTAATTTCGGCCAGAGTATTATTGATAATAATGAAGAAAATCCGAATAGCTTTTTAACCTATGTATTTTCTACTGGCGATTATATCGATTCTTTGCAATTAAAAGGAGTAGTTGAAAATGCTTTTGAAAAAGATACAGAGACCTTTGTTAGTGTGATGCTTTACGAGATCGATAGCACCTATAATGACTCAACAATTTATAAAAAACCACCTACCTATATCACCAATACATTAGACAGTACTGTGTTTTTTACCTTGAATTACTTAAAAAAAGGAAGCTATGCGCTATTTGGCTTAAAAGACAATAACAAGAATAACTTATTTGACCAAAAGTTAGATAAGATTGCTTTTTTGAAAGATACCATAACATTGCCTACTGAAGAAACCTATCTACTCACCCTATTTCAAGAGAAACCTAATTACAGTATCTCAGTACCTAAATATGAAGCTAAGAATAAAATTATATTTGGGTATCAAGGCGATAGTAGAGATATTACGATAGAAAACTTAAGTGTTTTACCTGATAGTGTTCAGACTATTATCACCAAAGAGCGAGAAAAAGACACCTTAAATTATTGGTTTACGCCTTTTGCAGCGGACTCACTTATATTTACAGTGGCGAATGAAAGACTTAAACTCAAAGACACTTTTGTACTTAAAACGAGAAAATTAGCCTTAGACTCTTTAATCCTTAAGCCTAGTGTCTCAGGGGCCATAGGTTTTGAAGAAACCTTTTCGATTTTAGCAAATACACCTATTGTTAAAACCAATCCGAGCAACCTACAATTAATGAATAAAGATTCTCTAGCGATTGATTTTACCACAAGCTTAGATACCTTGAATAATAGTTTGAAGGTCGCCTTTAATAAAGTGGAAAGCGAGCAATATAAATTGACTATTTTTCCAAACTTGATAGAAGACTTTTTTGGGCATACCAACGACACTGTGGTGTATAACCTAAAGACCAATAAATACTCGGACTACGGTAATTTTGAGTTATCCCTTAGTGGAAATATTACGTATCCAGTCATCATTCAACTTACTGATGATAAAGCGAAAGAAATAAAAAGAGAACTGTATGCTACAGAACCCAAAAGCTTTAAGTTTAATCACCTAAATCCAGGGAAATATAGTATTCGAGTAATTTTTGACAGCAATAAAAATGAAAAATGGGACACAGGAGATTACCTACAAAAAATACAACCCGAACGTGTCAGTTATGCTCCTAAACCCATAGACATGAGGGCTAATTGGGAAGAAAAATATGAATTTATATTGTTAGACTAAAATCATCCTTATCCTCTAGAAATTTCAGTTTATTTCTAGTGGTTTCTATATGTTCTTTGTATAAGCTAATCGTTTTAATTTCTTCTTTCTTAGAAAACACTAATTCATTCCCCAATACGTCATATACTGCAGAATGACTGGGATACTCGTGGCCTAAATCATCAGTACCTACTCTATTTACACCAATACAATACGCCATATTTTCAATGGCCCTTGCTTGTAAAAGAATATCCCAAGCATTAATTCTTGGTTTTGGCCAATTGGCAACATATAACAACACATCGTAGTTTTCCGTATTTCTTGCCCAAACAGGAAATCGTAAATCATAACAAATTAAAGGGCAAATAGTAAAGCCTTTATAATTTATCATAATTTTAGTGCTTCCTGCACGATATGCATCACTTTCACCCGCTAATGTAAAGGTGTGTCGTTTATCATAAAACACAATTTCAGCATTTGGTGCAACAAAAAATAAGCGATTGTAATACGTACCATTTTCGTAAAAAGCTAAGCTACCTGTAATGGCCACTTTTTTGCTACTAGCTATCTTTTGCATCCAAGCCACCGTTTTCTCACCTTCTGAAGGCAATATTTTCTCCGGATGCATCGTAAAACCTGTAGTAAACATTTCGGGAAGTACAATTAAATCAGTAGCTATTGAGATGGCATTGATTTTCTCAAGGAGCAGTTCTCTATTTAAGGATGGGTTCTCCCAATAAATAGAGGTTTGTACCAAGGAAACTGTTAGTTTTTCAGACATTCCTACTTATTAGATGCTAGTAAATCAATTAATGAAGGCATACCTTGCATTTTCGCATGATCTAAAGCTGTTTTACCCCTTACATCCTTCAGTGACCTATCGGCACCGTTTGCTATTAGTAATTTAGCAATTTCAAGACGATTAAAGGTCGCGGCATAAATTAAACTAGAAGCACCCATGGTATTTTGTTCATTAATATTTGCTCCCTTCTCAATTAATAATTTAGCAATATCATCAAAACCTTTAAAACAAACGCCCATTAATGCGGTATTTCCGGTGGCATCTTTTGCATCTAATCGTGCGCCACTCTCTAACAGTAATTTTGTGATTTCGATTTGATCGTAATAGGTGGCTAGCAATAATGGCGTTGAACCTCTCTGGTCTTTACTGTTTAAAAGCACAGGATTTTGTTTTAGCATTGCTGTCACTTCAGCAACATTGCCATTTCTTATCTCATTAAAAAAAAATTCGTTCATAGCGCTATGCTTTCTTCTGTTGTGATATAAAAGTAAAAAGAAACTGCTTCATCTCAACGAGATATAACAGTTTCTTTTTAAAATAAAAGTTAGGTTAAATAGTACTAGGAATTTACGCCAAGTCAAAACGATCAAGGTTCATTACCTTCGTCCAAGCAGCTACAAATTCACTTACAAATTTACCTTTCGCATCATCAGAAGCGTACACTTCAGCAAGTGCTCTTAATTCTGAATTGGATCCAAAAATTAAATCAACACGAGTTCCTGCCCATTTTACTGCTCCAGTTTTTCTATGTAAACCAGCGAACACATCATCAGCATCGCTCGTTGCTTCCCATTTTGTACTTAAATCTAAAATATGAACAAAGAAATCATTAGATAAGACCCCTGGTTGATCGGTAAAAACACCATGTCTTGACTGATTGTAATTGGTGTCAAGCACGCGTAGCCCACCTATTAAAACTGTCATCTCTGGCACTGTCAAGGTCATAAGTTGTGCCTTATCCACCAACATTTCCTCTGCAGATAAATTATATTTTTGTTTCATGTAGTTTCTAAAACCATCAGCTGCCGGTTCTAAGACTGCAAAGCTATCTACATCCGTTTGTTCTTGTGTGGCATCTGTTCTACCCGCAGAGAATGGAATGGTTACTGGCTGCCCTGCTTTTTTAGCAGCTTGTTCCACACCAACATTACCAGCCAATACAATTAAATCGGCCAAAGAAACTTTTTTAGTTCCAGTTTGAGACTCATTAAATTTCTTCTGAATATCCTCTAAGACACTTAAAACCTTAGCCAATTGAGTAGGGTTGTTCACCTCCCAATTTTTTTGTGGCTCTAAGCGAATTCGGGCTCCATTGGCTCCACCTCGTTTGTCAGAACCTCTAAACGTTGAAGCTGATGCCCAAGCAGTACCGACTAGTTCGGAAACTGAAAGTCCTGTGGCAGCAATTTTTTCTTTTAATGTTTTAAGATCTGCATCAGTTACCAAATCATGATTTAAAGCAGGAATGGGATCTTGCCAAATTAATTCCTCTTTTGGAACTTCTGGTCCTAGATACCTAGATACAGGTCCCATATCTCTATGCGTTAATTTATACCAAGCTCTAGCGAAAGCATCTTTAAAAGCCTCAGGATTTTCATAGAAATGTCTGGATACTTTTTCATAAGCTGGATCTGCCTTCATAGAAAGATCGGTTGTTAACATAAAGGGTTGATGCCTAAGGTCGGTGTCATGTGCGTCTGGTACTGTTCCTGCACCTGCATTATTTTTTGGCTTCCATTGATGTGCACCAGCTGGGCTTTTCGTTAACTCCCATTCAAACTCAAATAAATGCTTAAAATAATCATGGCTCCATTTGGTAGGAGTAGTTGTCCAAGCGCCTTCAAGACCACTGGTTATGGTATCTTTGCCAACACCCGATTTAAAGTTGTTTTTCCAGCCCATGCTTTGTTCAACAATACCTGCACCTGCTGGTTCTGCTTCAACGTATTGCACAGGATCGGCAGCACCATGGGTTTTTCCAAAAGTATGTCCCCCTGCAATTAAAGCTACGGTTTCTTCATCATTCATCGCCATTCTACCAAAAGTTTCACGAATGTCATAGGCGGCAGCCAATGGATCTGGCTTACCTTCTGGACCTTCTGGATTTACATAAATCAGCCCCATGTGCGATGCCGCAAGTGGATTTTCAAGTTCGCGCTCACCAGAGTATCGTTTATCCGAACCCATCCATTCTGCTTCTGAACCCCAGTACACGTCTTGTTCTGGTTCCCAGATATCTTCACGACCACCAGCAAAACCGTAGGTTTCAAACCCCATAGATTCTAATGCACAATTTCCTGCAAGAATCATTAAATCTGCCCATGAAAGTTTATTCCCATATTTTTGTTTTATGGGCCATAGCAACAAACGCGCTTTATCTAAATTGGCATTATCAGGCCAGCTATTGAGAGGTGCAAAACGTTGAGAGCCTGAACCAGCACCACCACGACCATCAGAAATTCTATAAGTTCCCGCGCTATGCCATGTCATTCTAATAAAAAATGGCCCATAATGTCCGTAATCGGCAGGCCACCAATCTTGGGAATTCGTCATTAACTCGAAAAGATCTTTTTTAACTGCAGCTAAATCTAGAGATTTAAAGGCCTCAGCATAATTAAAATCTTTCTCCATAGGACTTGACAAAGAAGAGTTTTGCCTAAGAATATTTAACTTTAATTGATTTGGCCACCAATCTCGGTTTGTAGTACCACCGCCCGCTGCTTGATTCACAACGCCACCCATAAAAGGGCATTTATTTGCTTCGTTTACATCCCATACTTTACCATGAGTTGATCCGTTTGAATGTGTATTATTGTCCATATTTTTTATTTTAACCTTATAAAGGAAATCAAATTTTATGATTTTTAATAATAGTTTTTATCTATATATTTTATGTATTGATAGTTATGCTCTATAGTTTTAGCTACTAACCTCTGTTAGGCTCAGTTTTAAACTACTTATTTTCTTTCTTTTAATTCATTTAACTTGCGAAAATTATAAGTGTTTTCTTACTATTAAAAAAAATAAAATTATCTTTGCTGCGCTATTACCGGCATCCATACTGTCGAAAATTAAATATTTTAATTTTCATTTTAGTATTTTATTAAAAATCCGCTGCACATCTTTTTTCGAAATTTTATGGTTAGGTGTTTTTAAATTTGCTTTTAGCAGTTCGTATTGTTTTTAAAATCTAAAAAAATGAGTATCACAGCTCAAAAATTGAAAGGGGTATTATTTAAACCATAAGAGGTATAACGAATAAAAACAAACCTGTACATTGCACAGGTATTTTAAAAAAAAATTAGAATTAAATTATGTCTAGATTTAAGAGTATTTGCATTATTGATGACGATCCCATATGTGTTTTTGGTATTAGGAAAATGATTGAGCAAGTTAATTTTTTTAATGATATTACAGTGTACTCCAATGGTCTAGAAGCCATACAAGATTTTAAGAAAAAATTGGATGAAAATTTAATTTTGCCAAGCACCATCTTTTTAGACTTAAACATGCCTATCATGGATGGATGGGATTTTTTGGAGGATTTTAAAAAAATTCCATTAGAGGACAGAAAAAATGTTCAGATTCATATTGTAAGTTCGTCGGTTGATTCAAGAGATTTTACAAGAGCAAATGGCTACAAAGAAGTAAATAATTTTTTTACAAAACCAATTACAAAAGAAAATATCGATAGGGTTGTCGAAGAAATTCATTTATCGTAAAAATGAAATAATTATAGATTATAGCGTATGAACTCGTTTCTCAAAGAACTAAAAATTAATTCAGGTTTCATTAAAGACACGCCAGTTCCAATAGCAACGCTAGATGAAAATTTAATTTTTCTATCTCACTCCAACCTCTTTTCCGAAAACCACCAACTAGGTACATCAGATATTAATGGATCCTATTTCTTTGATGTACTCCAGGATGTTCCAGCTAATTTTAAAGGCATATTCGACAATTGTTTACAGGGAATACCGTCTCAAAACGATGGTAAAAAATTTATTTTAAACGATGGTAAAGTCCTTTGGTTAAAATGGAAAATAAACCCTTGGAAAAAGGATAATGATACTGTTGTTGGTTTAGTACTAATTTTAGAAAACATTACAGAAAAAAAGGTTATCGATGAGTTGACGCGAGAAGCCCAAGAAGTTTCAAGAACAGGTGGCTGGCAGGTTAACCTATTAACAAAAAAAACACTTTGGACTCCAATGGTGAATAGTATTCATGAAATGCCATTGACCTATACGCCTCAAACTTTTGAAGACAACTTCATTCATTTTAAAGAAGGTGAACATAGAAATAGGATAATTAATGCCGCTGAACGTGCCATTGAACTTGGAACGCCTTGGGATGAAGAGGTTATTGTTACGACAGGAACTGGACAGCAAATTTGGGTGCGCACTAAAGGCAGGGCTGAGTTTATTAACGGGGAATGTGTTCGTATTTATGGTATTTGTCAAGACATAGATATTTATAAAAATGCGCAACTAGAGTATAGAAAATCTACAGAATTATTAAGAAATGCTATTACTGCCTCACAAGTTGGCACCTGGGAATATAACATCGCTAATGGTGAAACCGTTTGGGACGACATGAATTGTCAACTGTATGGAGTAGATAAAAAAAAATTAACAAACAGCCTCTATCGCATCTGGAAAAACAGGTTACATCCAGAAGATTTAGAAAGAGTCATCAAGGAGGCAACTTTAGTTTATAACGGGAAAAAAAAGGGTAGCGTGGAGTACAGGATAATCTTGGACGATGGTACTATTCGATTTTTAAAATCGACAGTAACTTTTGTGTCAGATGTTAAAAGTACTACTCAAAAAGCAATTGGTATCACCCAAGATGTAACAGTTGAAAAGATCGCGGAGAAACAGCTAAAAGAATTTGCACAAATTACTACCGAACAAAACAACAGCCTAACCAATTTTGCGCATATGGTATCGCACGACTTACGGTCACACGCTACAAATTTATCGGTTCTCACCTCATTTTTAGAAGATGAAAAAGATGAAAATGAAAAAAAGCAAATCTTAACAATGTTAAAAAATGCAACAGAAAGCCTTAATAGTACCGTTTTTAATTTAAACGAAGTAGTACTAGCTACAGATACGAATTTAAGTAACAAAATGGTGGGCATTAATTTGCTAGATGCTATTTACAGCGTACAAAATAACATATCAGTCTTGTTATTAGACAAAAAAGGACAGTGTATCATCGATGTTGATCCAGAACAAGTAATAAAAGTAGTTCCTGCTTATTTAGACAGTATTTTATTAAATTTATTCACAAATAGCCTAAAATATAGTTCAGCTTCAAGAAATCCTGTGATTAAAATTACAACTCAACAAGAAAATAGTGAGTTAGTAGTAACATTTTCTGACAATGGTAAAGGTATTGATATCGAAAAATTTGGAGGCTCTATTTTTGGAATGAATAAAACATTTCATCGAAATAAAGATGCTAGGGGGGTTGGGCTTTATATTACGAAAAATCAGATAAATGCCATGGGAGGAAGCATTTCTGTAGAAAGTAAGGTTAATGTGGGTACGACCTTTATATTGAGGTTTAAAATATAAATTGATTAAAATGGGAAAGATGTTTGAAAATATTTATATGATTGATGATGACCCTATTTACCTATTTCTAGCAAAAAAACTATTTATAGAACAAAAATTTTCTCAGAACATTAAAACTTTTGAAAACGGGAAAATTGCGATTGAAAGCTTGCTTAACAGTCAAAATTTAAAAGAAAATTTACCTGACATCATTTTTTTAGATCTAAACATGCCTTTGATGAATGGCTGGGAGTTTTTAGATAGTTTGAATGCTGCACCCATCCCAAATAAGGAAAATATTACAATTATAGTCATGAGCTCATCTATTAACCCTATGGAGATTGATATGATCAAATCTTATCCTGTAGTGCAAGACTACATTGTAAAACCCTTAACGCCAGCAGATTTACAAAAACTATTAGCTTTTTGATATAACACGCAACAATTAACGAATTTTTGGAGTAAAGTTTTCAGGTGCATTTTGTGGTAAATTAATAGTACCCGAATCCCCGGTATCATTATAGATTTCCCATTCATTAAACGTATATGTAGGATTCCCAAATTCAATCGCTGATTTTCGTAAGGCACGACCATCTTCAAACTCATGATTAGTACCTGAACCATCTTCTCCTATAATTCCAAAAACATCAATGTCATTTCCAAAAGGGTCTACTAAAACAAAGTTATCATCGCCATTAGAATTGGCAGCACTGTTAGATCCCCCAACCAAATCAGGCAAAAACCCATACCTTGCTTCAAAAACTAAACTGTTTGCTGCAATAACTAGTGTGCTTTGAGCATTAATCACGAAGTCTGATAAATCTAAGCTATTACTCACTTCTGTATTTTCGTTCGTATACCTATTTAACCTCCAACCCTTTAAACTTAATGGGCTTTGGTCCGAATTGTACAACTCAATAAAGCGGGCATCGGCATCGTTATCGGGATCTGCAATTTCTGAAATCAATATTCGATTTGAGGTAAATTCATCGACCACATCCTCACAACGTTCTTGAATAAAGTTTAAATCACTTTGATTATTTACGACTAGAAAATACGCATCATTTTCTTTTTGCAGTAAAGCGCTCACCGTTCCACTCTTATTTGGCAGTATCATGGCTTGAAAATCGGAAAAACCACTATTTAAAAGGTTTATTTCTAAATCATCACAGGCGATCAAGGTGCGTTGTGTGGCTTCCCGATCCAGGGCAAAAGGTTGCCCCAATTCTTCTTCCACAAATTCTAAGCGATTTAGTGCTACCCATGTGTTTAAATAAGTATCTAAATTTTCATTCAATGAAATTTCTGTAGGAATTATAGACCTAGTTTCATCACAGGAGTTAAAGATGTGTTGCTGAACTATACTGGCGGGTAACCTACCCACAGAAGCATTCCCAAAAGAAGTAAAAACGCCACCAAGCTTATAAATACCCTTGCTTCTTCCTAAATATAAGCCCTTGAGTTTTATCAAAATTTTAGAACCCACGGGATAAAACAAATGACTGTCTCGAACATCAATTTCAATTTGAAATCCGCTTGTAGGGTTTACTGGTGTATCTTGAAAATGTAAAACACTAAAAAAGTTACCCGCTTCATCCGAAGAAATGACATAACCCTCTAAAATTAAATCTGTTTGAATTTGCAAGGTTTGATCTGTGTAAAGTGCTTTTACATCAGCATAGGTTGTATTTGCAATCATATCCGAAGTACAATCTATCTTTGGAAGATCGAAATTTCTACTGTCTACACATGAAGTTAAAAATAGTAGAACGCAGCTGATAGCAAACAATAAGGTTTGAACCTTAAAAAAAATACTAGGTTTGTGTATTACATTCATTGGACCATTTTTTAAAAACTTATGGCTAGGTTTAAAAAATACGTTCTCCCATATCCGTACCAATATTTAGGTGCAAACGAAGGATTGCCGCTTAAATTATCTTGCTGTAGTTGTCCATAGTTGCCATTTCTACTTTGCTCATAACCTCCTGTTCTAAAAACAGTATCAAACACATTATTTACACTCGCAAATACACTTACATATTTACCTGCTTTTAACCACGATTTACCGCCAATTAAATTCAATAAATAAAAATTATCTAATGGTTTTTGAGCTAGTAGTTTAGCGACGTTTTCAGAAGTTGCCTCCGGAAAGTTAAGTCCCGTTTCGGGATCTAAATAAAAGCTTTCAGTTCTGGTAATAGTAGAAATATTGGCATAATTGTTAGCCAAGTAATTCGCCGTCAAGCCCACCCACCAATACTTAGGATCTCTATAATTAATACCAAACGCAAAAGCCTGTTGTGGTCCCTGAGCTAGTTTGTAATCTTTAATAGCAGCGGGACCCAAATCAATGGAGCCTTCTAAATTGATCAAATCTTCTTCGGCACCTGCCGTGTCAAAATTTATAGCCACAGAAGGGTTACTTGCGTAGACCAGTTTATTAATTGCCCCTACAGCCGTTAATTGCACCGATGAAGATAATTGGTATTCAAAACCTATTTCTGTTCCTAAATGTAACTTATCCAAATCGGTAACTACTTCTTGAACAAAATCAGATCCTATACCCGTATCTACAAAAAAGAAATTTATATCAGTTGTATTTTGAAATCGCGTATAAAATCCTGTTATTCTTCCCGTAAGTTTTGGTAAACGCAAGTAATAATTAAGATCTACGGTAGTTATTTTTTCTGAAGCTATTTCCCCTACACTCTGGTTATTTTCCCTTGGGTTTATAAATACATTTTGTAAAATTGGCGCTTCATTCAATAAAGCTCCATTGAGTTCTAGCCAATGTCTTCCGTTTAATTTGTAGGTTGCTCCGCCCTTTATTCCAAAGTCTGAAAAGCTTAGTAATGCACTTTTACCCAATGAATTATTTAAAAAGCGTTCATTTTGAAAAATACCCTCTCTTTGGTAATGATTCGTGGTATACATAGCAGCTAAAAAGGCAGTAAGACTTTGTTTTTCATAATTCAATTGAGCAAAAGCCTCTAGTTTATCGGCAAATAATTGATAATTATAATTAAAAATAGCTCCATTACCCTTCTGAATGTCTGCATTTACATTATTTCGAGTATCGGAAAAGCTGTCTATATCTTCATGGTATTCAGCGCCTAATAAATCATTAATTTGAGCGTAATTATCAGAAATCATTTTTTGATAATTTATTCCCAAATCAAACCTTAAACTACTACTTAAGCTCATGTTAGCAGTGGTACTTATG
The sequence above is drawn from the Cellulophaga sp. Hel_I_12 genome and encodes:
- a CDS encoding DUF5689 domain-containing protein, which translates into the protein MNVIHKPSIFFKVQTLLFAISCVLLFLTSCVDSRNFDLPKIDCTSDMIANTTYADVKALYTDQTLQIQTDLILEGYVISSDEAGNFFSVLHFQDTPVNPTSGFQIEIDVRDSHLFYPVGSKILIKLKGLYLGRSKGIYKLGGVFTSFGNASVGRLPASIVQQHIFNSCDETRSIIPTEISLNENLDTYLNTWVALNRLEFVEEELGQPFALDREATQRTLIACDDLEINLLNSGFSDFQAMILPNKSGTVSALLQKENDAYFLVVNNQSDLNFIQERCEDVVDEFTSNRILISEIADPDNDADARFIELYNSDQSPLSLKGWRLNRYTNENTEVSNSLDLSDFVINAQSTLVIAANSLVFEARYGFLPDLVGGSNSAANSNGDDNFVLVDPFGNDIDVFGIIGEDGSGTNHEFEDGRALRKSAIEFGNPTYTFNEWEIYNDTGDSGTINLPQNAPENFTPKIR
- a CDS encoding TonB-dependent receptor, with translation MHTTIFIFFFLLSPGIISSQNNTTILGIVVDHQSKNVLSSVRITLENSQISTNSMADGRFVISTALEGEFILQISAKDFITKRIPITLTGAVLDLGVLYLEIDSMLEQKDNLITLTDTELFDDEISANASGLLQATRDVFLNRAAFDFGQAFFRVRGYDSKNGKVLINGLPMNKFFDGRPQWNNWGGLNDVTRNQEFTSGLQASDNNFGAILGTTDIITRPTGMRSGIRLSSSASNRTYGGRLMATYTAPMNTSKLAYTVSGSRRWAKEGYVEGTVYDAFSFFGALEFKWNEKNSFLFTGIVASNRRGRSSAITEEVFDLIGNRYNPFWGEQDGKIRNSRERKIAEPLFILNHFYTSNFLKLTTGISYQSGIHSRSRLGYYNAPNPDPTYYRYLPSFYINSPIGANFISANLAKQGFLENPQLNWNQVYRANQNANAAYLLYDDVSKDKQITISTTANMSLSSSLRFDLGINYQKMISDNYAQINDLLGAEYHEDIDSFSDTRNNVNADIQKGNGAIFNYNYQLFADKLEAFAQLNYEKQSLTAFLAAMYTTNHYQREGIFQNERFLNNSLGKSALLSFSDFGIKGGATYKLNGRHWLELNGALLNEAPILQNVFINPRENNQSVGEIASEKITTVDLNYYLRLPKLTGRITGFYTRFQNTTDINFFFVDTGIGSDFVQEVVTDLDKLHLGTEIGFEYQLSSSVQLTAVGAINKLVYASNPSVAINFDTAGAEEDLINLEGSIDLGPAAIKDYKLAQGPQQAFAFGINYRDPKYWWVGLTANYLANNYANISTITRTESFYLDPETGLNFPEATSENVAKLLAQKPLDNFYLLNLIGGKSWLKAGKYVSVFASVNNVFDTVFRTGGYEQSRNGNYGQLQQDNLSGNPSFAPKYWYGYGRTYFLNLAISF